The following coding sequences are from one Gemmatimonadota bacterium window:
- a CDS encoding glycosyltransferase family 4 protein, translated as MHRRPKILHTMTWLAPGGGADRNVYLSMKDMRKDYEIHLAVGRQIERDDLLKLHGVAAHICPYLDRKIRPWRDFRALLWFMRLIRRERFDLVHTHESKASLLGRLAARLVGCKHIIYGLHGVVFNDPVNRIKRQFYIALEKMTIWACDLIIAVGRDTIRHYHRENIGRSIPHQVVYSGIDVTEFERRLNNVKKDAFRCDTGIPDDAPVLVNIGRFSSAKAQHYTIEAFARLQCPGARLLLVGEGPERVACERLCAELGIVDRVIFAGFLQDITPAYAIASVHVLSSLREGLSGVAVEASLARVPTVSFEVEGIREIVTHGHSGFVVPQGDIEAMVRYLEKLIGDSQMCHTFGERASQHAIARWDHRVMVQKLDTIYRQRLKI; from the coding sequence ATGCATCGACGTCCCAAAATACTCCATACCATGACCTGGCTTGCGCCCGGTGGTGGTGCAGACCGAAATGTGTATCTTTCGATGAAGGACATGCGAAAGGATTACGAGATACACCTCGCCGTTGGACGGCAAATAGAGCGGGACGATTTGTTAAAATTACACGGGGTTGCCGCACATATATGCCCATATTTAGACCGGAAAATCAGACCCTGGCGCGATTTTCGCGCGCTGCTGTGGTTCATGCGATTGATTCGCCGAGAGCGATTTGATCTGGTTCACACCCATGAAAGCAAAGCGAGTTTGCTCGGGCGCCTCGCAGCGCGATTGGTCGGCTGCAAGCATATCATCTACGGACTTCACGGTGTTGTTTTTAACGATCCTGTCAACCGCATCAAACGACAATTCTACATCGCGCTCGAAAAAATGACGATATGGGCTTGCGATTTGATCATAGCTGTTGGTCGGGACACAATTCGGCACTATCATCGAGAGAATATAGGCCGCAGCATTCCCCATCAGGTCGTTTATAGCGGCATCGATGTTACAGAATTTGAACGGCGTCTGAACAACGTAAAAAAAGACGCATTTCGGTGCGACACAGGCATACCTGACGACGCGCCCGTCCTGGTCAATATCGGCCGTTTTTCATCCGCCAAAGCACAACATTATACCATTGAGGCATTTGCCAGATTGCAATGTCCCGGAGCCAGATTATTATTGGTAGGGGAAGGCCCCGAGCGCGTAGCTTGCGAGCGGCTTTGCGCCGAGTTAGGCATCGTGGATCGGGTTATTTTCGCGGGATTTCTCCAGGATATTACACCTGCGTATGCGATTGCCTCTGTGCATGTCCTATCCTCTTTACGCGAGGGCTTGTCCGGCGTTGCTGTAGAAGCATCCCTCGCGCGGGTGCCCACAGTATCGTTCGAAGTCGAAGGCATACGAGAGATTGTAACACATGGACACTCAGGCTTTGTCGTGCCACAAGGCGATATCGAGGCGATGGTGAGATATTTGGAAAAACTGATCGGAGATTCTCAAATGTGTCACACATTTGGAGAACGCGCATCCCAGCACGCGATTGCGCGATGGGATCACCGCGTTATGGTGCAAAAATTGGATACGATTTATCGACAAAGGCTCAAAATATGA
- a CDS encoding zinc-binding alcohol dehydrogenase, which produces MQATALITHEGPTFACENIVLPDPRPDQIAVQTRYSGVSIGTEFAAITRKLDYGPYPLCTGYQAVGTVEHVGKDATSFAVGDRVYYRWNRVFSLATSGQKVSASQGAHTSAAVLDTQGPRAFVAHLPADVDEAAASLFVMPAVGLNGVDMANPRMGDRVVVYGCGLVGLGVVAACSHRGCEVIAIDLEANRLDIAQKLGADHLIQDAEAIRDIAPDGADVVFECTGIPACIDPAIALCRTHGTFILQGNYGRHPISYNFLPPHGKRLTMYYPCNDGEAPCRRAVIKNMGTGVLPWHHTITHEVASSDAPGLYRDILNGEDKNIIGAVIRWF; this is translated from the coding sequence ATGCAAGCCACAGCACTCATCACCCATGAGGGGCCCACCTTTGCCTGCGAAAACATCGTCCTTCCCGATCCACGCCCCGATCAAATCGCAGTACAAACCCGGTATTCCGGCGTCAGTATCGGCACTGAATTTGCCGCCATCACCCGCAAGCTCGACTACGGTCCCTATCCCCTGTGTACGGGGTATCAGGCCGTCGGCACCGTCGAACACGTCGGCAAAGACGCAACCAGTTTCGCTGTTGGCGACCGCGTCTATTACCGCTGGAACCGCGTCTTCTCCCTCGCTACATCAGGTCAGAAAGTCTCTGCCAGCCAGGGCGCGCATACCTCTGCCGCAGTCCTGGACACGCAGGGACCGCGAGCCTTTGTCGCCCACTTGCCCGCTGACGTTGATGAAGCCGCCGCCAGCTTATTTGTCATGCCCGCCGTAGGCCTCAACGGCGTGGATATGGCCAACCCCCGAATGGGCGACCGCGTTGTCGTGTACGGCTGTGGCCTCGTCGGACTGGGCGTCGTCGCTGCATGCAGCCACCGGGGCTGTGAAGTCATTGCCATAGACCTGGAGGCTAACCGCCTCGACATCGCGCAAAAACTCGGTGCCGATCACCTCATCCAGGACGCTGAAGCTATCCGCGACATCGCCCCCGACGGTGCCGACGTCGTCTTCGAATGCACGGGCATACCCGCCTGCATTGACCCGGCCATCGCCCTTTGCCGCACCCATGGAACCTTCATTCTTCAGGGCAACTACGGCCGCCACCCCATCTCTTACAACTTTTTACCGCCCCACGGAAAACGCCTCACCATGTACTATCCCTGCAACGATGGCGAAGCCCCCTGTCGCCGCGCCGTCATCAAAAACATGGGCACTGGCGTTCTCCCCTGGCATCATACCATCACCCATGAAGTCGCATCTTCAGACGCGCCGGGACTTTATCGCGATATCCTCAACGGCGAAGACAAAAACATTATCGGTGCTGTTATTCGGTGGTTCTAA
- a CDS encoding glycosyltransferase family 4 protein produces the protein MGASHYGNFIRRRTICHHRSRSRIGKRTGLVQPALWLACDNATRLDMKILFVAQYGPLAASSRTRVFDYLPLLRRAGITCDVKVVTPDDLIKRNTRGIFSRLLYYVLSYFRAWWTGWTCVFIASQYDAILIQKTLFSFPIPHLLRRYRHKIFFDFDDAIFTLENPNAGWINRLRTRRRAMGVPAMLQTAHCAIVENAYTAEFAARYCPYISQITGPIDTARYVPSKKITGEKIVLGWIGSQWTTRYLDMIRDPLAVLSRRYPNLELRLIGADEFDVPDLQIVHMDWALETEVDHLQTFDIGLMPLPDDPFTRGKGGYKLLQYMACGLPVVASPVEINREIVTHGKTGFWAETDIEWIEFLGTLIENKTLRNRLGIAGRARVIAHYALEKSSEQLLALLQRSTHQCDTLSQ, from the coding sequence ATGGGCGCGTCACATTATGGAAATTTTATTCGCCGCCGAACAATCTGCCATCACCGGTCGAGAAGTCGCATTGGAAAGCGGACCGGGCTGGTTCAACCAGCGCTCTGGCTCGCCTGTGACAACGCAACACGGCTGGATATGAAAATTTTATTTGTCGCGCAGTATGGCCCCTTAGCAGCCAGCAGTCGCACGCGGGTTTTCGATTATCTGCCCCTGTTGCGTAGAGCGGGCATCACCTGTGATGTCAAAGTCGTAACCCCCGATGACCTGATCAAACGCAATACCAGAGGGATTTTTTCGCGTCTCCTGTACTATGTTCTATCCTATTTTCGCGCCTGGTGGACAGGATGGACTTGTGTTTTTATAGCCTCACAATACGACGCTATACTGATTCAAAAAACGCTGTTTTCTTTTCCCATACCACATCTGTTGCGCCGATACAGACACAAAATATTTTTCGATTTTGACGATGCTATCTTCACACTCGAAAACCCCAACGCGGGATGGATCAATCGGTTGCGAACCCGACGGCGCGCAATGGGCGTACCCGCAATGCTGCAAACAGCACACTGCGCGATTGTCGAAAATGCCTACACCGCTGAATTTGCAGCCCGTTATTGCCCTTATATTTCACAAATCACGGGACCCATTGATACCGCGCGTTATGTCCCCTCAAAAAAAATAACGGGCGAAAAGATCGTATTGGGATGGATTGGAAGCCAGTGGACAACGCGGTATCTGGACATGATTCGAGACCCACTGGCCGTTCTCTCGCGGCGATATCCCAATTTGGAATTGCGTTTGATTGGCGCAGATGAGTTTGACGTTCCCGATTTGCAAATTGTGCACATGGACTGGGCGTTAGAAACCGAAGTTGATCATTTACAGACATTTGACATTGGCTTGATGCCGCTACCCGACGATCCTTTTACGCGGGGCAAAGGGGGATACAAACTACTGCAATACATGGCCTGCGGATTGCCCGTGGTGGCGAGTCCAGTCGAAATCAACCGCGAAATCGTCACCCATGGAAAAACCGGATTTTGGGCTGAGACAGACATCGAGTGGATCGAATTTTTGGGTACATTAATCGAAAATAAAACCCTGCGCAATCGCCTGGGGATTGCCGGTCGCGCCCGTGTGATCGCGCATTATGCACTCGAAAAAAGTAGCGAACAATTGCTGGCTCTTCTGCAGCGGAGCACACACCAATGCGACACGCTTTCACAGTAG
- a CDS encoding mandelate racemase/muconate lactonizing enzyme family protein — protein sequence MKIKSIEAVNVSIPQQKPITPARRSSWRHSSPIGLPMNKYPEFPPDVPSKSPGIGGRGVWVKITAEDGTWGLGRTGFGEPVAALIDAFYAPLLEGRDCFATEHLNDMMWRASKRHGSLGLSACAQSAIDLALWDLKGKLLDQPVYRLLGGPSREKIRCYCTGDDLDWSIELGFEAFKITNPVHYEQGITGINIMEEKVALARETVGVNAELMINPVMAYDVEFAIRLGERLRPYELKWMEEPLFPEDLEGHIQLKKAMTWIPIATGEDHHTRIPFRQLVENRCVDVVQPDLHWCGGMTEAVKIHHIAEAAGIKSSPHGGCNSAYGQHFCYAMPECTLCEFHLSTPVGVPLEEVARMPGVPVPKDGYLVPSDAPGFGMDIAEDWITPWDHGRLSTGGEHVIL from the coding sequence ATGAAGATCAAGTCCATTGAAGCTGTGAATGTTTCCATTCCACAACAGAAACCGATAACGCCCGCCCGCCGTTCGAGTTGGCGGCATTCGTCACCGATTGGCCTGCCGATGAATAAATATCCGGAGTTTCCGCCAGATGTGCCGAGCAAGTCGCCGGGTATTGGCGGGCGGGGCGTATGGGTTAAAATAACTGCTGAGGATGGCACATGGGGCCTGGGCAGAACGGGATTTGGCGAACCGGTTGCCGCATTGATCGATGCTTTTTACGCGCCACTATTGGAGGGACGAGATTGTTTTGCGACAGAGCATCTCAACGATATGATGTGGCGGGCTTCCAAGAGGCATGGGTCGCTGGGGTTGTCTGCGTGTGCGCAGAGTGCGATTGATCTGGCTCTGTGGGATTTGAAGGGGAAGTTGCTCGATCAGCCTGTTTACAGATTGCTTGGGGGACCATCCCGCGAGAAAATTCGGTGTTATTGTACAGGCGATGATCTCGATTGGTCGATTGAGCTTGGGTTTGAGGCGTTTAAAATTACGAATCCCGTGCATTACGAGCAGGGTATCACGGGTATAAATATTATGGAGGAAAAGGTCGCTCTGGCGCGAGAAACTGTGGGCGTAAATGCCGAGTTGATGATCAATCCCGTGATGGCTTACGATGTGGAATTTGCGATTCGTCTTGGGGAAAGGCTCAGACCCTACGAATTGAAGTGGATGGAAGAGCCGCTGTTTCCAGAAGACCTCGAAGGGCATATTCAATTGAAAAAAGCCATGACCTGGATTCCCATTGCAACGGGTGAGGATCACCACACGCGGATTCCGTTTCGCCAGCTCGTGGAAAATCGCTGTGTGGATGTCGTGCAACCCGATTTGCACTGGTGCGGAGGGATGACCGAAGCCGTGAAGATTCATCACATTGCCGAAGCCGCCGGTATTAAGAGCAGTCCGCACGGGGGGTGTAATTCGGCTTATGGACAGCATTTTTGCTATGCGATGCCCGAGTGTACTCTGTGTGAGTTTCATTTGAGTACACCCGTGGGTGTGCCTCTGGAAGAGGTCGCGCGGATGCCGGGCGTGCCCGTACCAAAAGATGGCTATCTGGTGCCTTCGGATGCGCCGGGATTTGGAATGGATATTGCCGAAGATTGGATTACGCCCTGGGATCACGGGCGTTTGAGTACGGGCGGCGAGCATGTAATTTTATAA
- a CDS encoding DUF3179 domain-containing protein — MKIFLKSTILFALFCLMTCGGKSNDTLGPGDSGNPPAASGDTTSGNTQTSGSINREPQAGGNFLSDFPKDRILSGGVPPDGIPALTDPQFVELTSSEAAYLSDEDLVLGVVLNGEAKAYPHNMGWWHEIINDVVGEHPIVVSFCPLTGTGLIFSGQSNDQSRIHCGVSGLLFNNNLIMYDRRQQGILYPQMIHIPVEGGTDELQLLPVIETTWRYWKQLYPDSKVISANTGIYSPSRYQSYPYGDYRDPNTAPLFPSFPSLEDNPTAKLFPPKTLTLGIRFGETAKAYPFPTMGTEAVINDIVADNAILVVYYHQEQYAIPFNRVVDGQTLTFEKALPRDTVYPFLLRDQETGSTWNLKGEAIAGPLQNKTLEQLPSHNAFWFAWATFWQNTGIY, encoded by the coding sequence GTGAAAATTTTTCTCAAAAGCACAATTCTATTCGCGCTTTTTTGCCTGATGACCTGTGGAGGAAAGAGCAATGATACACTGGGACCAGGGGACTCGGGCAATCCTCCTGCTGCCTCTGGCGACACGACATCCGGCAATACGCAAACCTCTGGTTCGATCAATCGCGAACCGCAAGCAGGCGGCAATTTTCTAAGCGACTTCCCCAAAGACAGAATTCTATCGGGCGGCGTACCTCCCGACGGCATTCCAGCACTCACCGACCCCCAATTTGTCGAACTCACATCCAGCGAAGCCGCTTATCTCAGCGATGAAGATCTCGTACTCGGCGTGGTCCTCAATGGCGAAGCCAAAGCCTATCCCCACAACATGGGATGGTGGCACGAAATCATCAACGACGTGGTTGGAGAACACCCCATTGTCGTGAGCTTTTGCCCACTGACGGGAACGGGACTCATATTTAGCGGACAGAGCAATGACCAATCGCGCATCCATTGTGGGGTCTCCGGTTTGCTATTCAACAACAACCTGATTATGTACGACCGTCGTCAACAGGGAATCCTGTATCCCCAGATGATCCACATCCCGGTTGAAGGTGGAACCGACGAATTGCAACTCCTGCCCGTAATCGAAACCACCTGGCGCTACTGGAAACAACTCTATCCCGATTCCAAAGTCATCAGTGCCAATACAGGTATTTACTCGCCCAGCAGATATCAGAGCTATCCCTATGGCGACTATCGGGATCCGAATACCGCGCCGCTTTTCCCCTCCTTCCCCAGTTTGGAAGACAATCCGACCGCAAAGCTATTCCCGCCCAAAACCCTCACACTGGGTATCCGTTTTGGAGAAACAGCCAAAGCCTATCCCTTTCCCACCATGGGGACAGAAGCCGTCATCAACGACATAGTCGCGGATAATGCCATTCTCGTCGTCTATTACCACCAGGAACAATACGCAATACCCTTTAATCGGGTGGTCGATGGACAGACCCTCACATTTGAGAAAGCACTTCCCCGCGATACTGTCTATCCCTTTCTCCTGCGCGACCAAGAAACGGGCAGCACCTGGAACCTCAAAGGCGAAGCCATTGCCGGGCCACTCCAAAATAAGACCTTAGAACAACTACCTTCTCACAATGCCTTCTGGTTTGCATGGGCAACCTTCTGGCAGAATACTGGAATTTATTAG
- a CDS encoding Gfo/Idh/MocA family oxidoreductase codes for MEPSFFRATTAATPSLTTFYRPTENASPCTIPATMAKPPVAAPSSKTWALAFSPGIIPSPMKSHLQTRRDFIAISSTAKTKTLSVLLFGGSKKGAITMDNLKVGIIGLGGIARSHCDAIETLNNVEIVAVADLIEEKRREYMGKYDIPKSYPSHTDLLKDPEIDAVAITLGHQLHQRLTVDACNAGKHVLVEKPMAISLEQCDNMVTAAADNGVKLMVGLTQHYYGTSIKAKEILDSGALGPIITAVCYMSKNWSYAGRRPQYRSRYHGGGMWLTNGVHVVDRLTWMIGSQAVSVSAAIGTRAHYQAADDSATAFVRYKNGLAGIAVAVGFADGAPDHECQVICANGTLRFSEHGGKYVKVGKNDQWENVPFDEPPSTMHNEWKAFAEAIALDIEPPTHGEWARHIMEILFAAEQSAITGREVALESGPGWFNQRSGSPVTTQHGWI; via the coding sequence ATGGAACCTTCATTCTTCAGGGCAACTACGGCCGCCACCCCATCTCTTACAACTTTTTACCGCCCCACGGAAAACGCCTCACCATGTACTATCCCTGCAACGATGGCGAAGCCCCCTGTCGCCGCGCCGTCATCAAAAACATGGGCACTGGCGTTCTCCCCTGGCATCATACCATCACCCATGAAGTCGCATCTTCAGACGCGCCGGGACTTTATCGCGATATCCTCAACGGCGAAGACAAAAACATTATCGGTGCTGTTATTCGGTGGTTCTAAAAAAGGAGCAATCACAATGGACAACTTAAAAGTCGGAATTATCGGCCTGGGCGGCATTGCCCGATCTCACTGCGATGCCATTGAAACCCTGAACAACGTCGAAATAGTCGCCGTTGCCGACCTCATTGAGGAAAAGCGCCGCGAATACATGGGCAAATACGATATTCCCAAAAGCTATCCCTCCCACACCGACCTCTTGAAAGACCCCGAAATCGACGCTGTCGCCATCACCCTGGGCCACCAACTCCACCAGCGCCTCACCGTTGACGCCTGCAATGCAGGCAAACACGTTCTGGTAGAAAAACCCATGGCCATCAGCCTGGAACAATGCGACAACATGGTCACAGCCGCAGCCGATAATGGAGTCAAACTAATGGTCGGCTTGACGCAACACTACTACGGCACCAGCATCAAAGCAAAAGAAATACTGGACTCTGGCGCACTGGGACCCATCATCACCGCCGTGTGTTACATGTCCAAAAACTGGAGCTACGCCGGTCGCCGCCCGCAGTACCGCAGCCGCTACCACGGCGGGGGCATGTGGTTGACCAATGGCGTACACGTAGTAGATCGGCTCACCTGGATGATCGGCTCACAGGCCGTATCCGTCTCCGCCGCCATTGGAACCCGCGCCCACTACCAGGCCGCAGATGACTCTGCCACGGCCTTCGTCCGCTATAAAAACGGCCTGGCAGGCATTGCCGTAGCCGTTGGATTTGCAGATGGTGCGCCCGACCACGAATGTCAGGTCATCTGTGCAAATGGCACACTGCGCTTTTCCGAACACGGTGGAAAATATGTCAAAGTCGGCAAAAACGATCAGTGGGAAAACGTCCCCTTCGATGAGCCGCCCTCGACCATGCACAACGAGTGGAAAGCCTTTGCCGAAGCCATCGCCCTGGACATTGAACCTCCCACCCACGGGGAATGGGCGCGTCACATTATGGAAATTTTATTCGCCGCCGAACAATCTGCCATCACCGGTCGAGAAGTCGCATTGGAAAGCGGACCGGGCTGGTTCAACCAGCGCTCTGGCTCGCCTGTGACAACGCAACACGGCTGGATATGA
- a CDS encoding transporter produces MPSGLHGQPSGRILEFIRRTCPSMHCFYWLALFIFLPHTAYAGAWTLAKGHLWGKITGMAQSTNEEYVAVGGAGREPDLNRLYEPGDRAHYRENGHYNSQALFIDLFYSLSDRIDFGIQIPYYRREFENVGFRPANIASGFGDMRGIAKINIAQNPVVGTIKLGTKAPTGKFQNQDGIISAGEGQWDFEFIAQIGRSFWPFPMYSNIDMGYRVRLQNNTTNYDPGDEWFLNSEIGYTPIKKLLLILKLEGIKGRPSRVLGLKLSSDVRRITYFAPTLLIGPFQNLSFETSVRITAGGRNFPAGHIWTAGISYSGLMGKM; encoded by the coding sequence ATGCCTTCTGGTTTGCATGGGCAACCTTCTGGCAGAATACTGGAATTTATTAGACGGACATGTCCTTCTATGCACTGCTTTTATTGGCTCGCCCTTTTTATTTTTTTACCCCATACCGCTTATGCAGGTGCCTGGACACTCGCAAAAGGCCATCTCTGGGGCAAAATCACAGGTATGGCGCAATCGACAAATGAAGAATACGTGGCCGTTGGGGGCGCAGGTCGCGAACCCGACCTCAACCGCCTCTATGAACCCGGAGACCGCGCGCACTATCGCGAAAATGGGCACTACAATTCACAGGCACTCTTTATCGACCTGTTTTACAGCTTGAGCGATCGCATCGACTTCGGCATACAAATCCCCTACTATCGTCGGGAATTTGAAAACGTCGGCTTCCGGCCAGCGAACATCGCATCGGGTTTTGGCGACATGCGAGGGATTGCCAAAATCAACATTGCACAAAATCCTGTTGTGGGCACAATAAAATTGGGAACCAAAGCCCCCACAGGCAAGTTTCAAAACCAGGATGGAATTATTTCCGCAGGTGAAGGCCAGTGGGATTTTGAATTCATTGCACAAATTGGCCGATCTTTTTGGCCCTTTCCAATGTACTCCAACATCGATATGGGGTATCGCGTCCGCCTGCAAAACAATACCACCAATTACGACCCTGGCGACGAGTGGTTTTTGAACTCAGAAATAGGTTATACTCCCATTAAAAAACTCCTCCTCATCCTCAAATTAGAGGGCATCAAAGGCAGGCCATCTCGCGTATTGGGCCTCAAACTATCCAGCGATGTAAGACGCATTACCTATTTCGCGCCCACGCTCCTCATAGGCCCCTTTCAAAACCTGAGCTTCGAAACCTCGGTGCGCATAACCGCTGGTGGACGCAATTTCCCCGCCGGTCATATATGGACCGCGGGGATTTCATACTCAGGTCTCATGGGCAAAATGTGA
- a CDS encoding phytanoyl-CoA dioxygenase family protein: MIPETALKTRENMLSDGYCVIDDILTDEFLEELREESERLIANHIEHEEFRYQGQHVNVRGEDNPIIQKLLEWEPSRRALEQLGFGDFQTGGGIIILTKEPKGPPLYWHQDWMQWNDPISCSPWPQIIFLNYYLTDTAVENGCLKVIPGTHLKRIPLHDQLVPAHEQGARFIEETHPIMFSDHPDEVNVPVSARSLVLGDARILHSAGRNYTDERRTLILAWHRRPTIDVPDYWEGDIPEVIANRDPDQKYEGSRLPGKYLKP, from the coding sequence ATGATACCTGAAACAGCCCTGAAAACGCGGGAAAACATGCTCAGCGATGGGTACTGCGTCATAGACGATATTTTGACCGACGAGTTCCTCGAAGAACTGCGCGAAGAATCCGAGCGGTTAATTGCCAATCACATTGAGCATGAGGAATTTAGATATCAGGGTCAACACGTGAATGTGCGTGGTGAAGACAATCCGATCATCCAAAAACTGCTGGAATGGGAACCATCGCGGCGGGCACTCGAACAACTGGGCTTCGGAGATTTCCAAACCGGTGGCGGCATCATCATCCTCACCAAAGAGCCCAAAGGTCCACCGCTCTACTGGCACCAGGACTGGATGCAATGGAACGATCCCATCAGTTGCTCACCCTGGCCGCAGATCATATTTCTGAACTACTATCTAACCGATACCGCAGTAGAAAACGGCTGTTTGAAAGTCATCCCCGGCACCCATCTCAAGCGCATACCACTCCACGACCAACTGGTGCCAGCGCACGAACAGGGCGCCCGATTTATAGAAGAAACCCATCCCATCATGTTCAGCGACCACCCGGATGAGGTCAACGTACCCGTCTCTGCACGCTCGCTGGTTCTGGGCGATGCCCGCATCCTGCACTCTGCCGGAAGAAATTACACAGATGAGCGCAGAACCCTGATTCTCGCCTGGCACAGACGCCCCACGATTGACGTACCAGACTACTGGGAAGGGGATATCCCCGAAGTCATAGCCAACCGCGACCCCGATCAAAAGTACGAGGGATCTCGCCTCCCCGGCAAATACCTCAAACCGTAA
- a CDS encoding DUF3473 domain-containing protein, producing MRHAFTVDVEDWYQGIPITNQMSAQSEPRLERSCHHLLDIMAEYNVLGTFFILGPVAQHYPDLIRRIAREGHELGCHGWSHDLVYEMPPKRFREETQRASAAISDVTAQPVTAYRAAYFSITARSLWALDILAELGFQCDSSIFPVHNWRYGIPDFELSSRIVKTASGPICEIPISVREVGKMRLPVTGGAYFRLYPYFVSRANMRAVSKQQRAVVFYLHPWELDPDHPRVAFYWKARLTHYANLKATEPRLRRLLTDFSFCPLREIAMQIRKDK from the coding sequence ATGCGACACGCTTTCACAGTAGATGTCGAAGATTGGTACCAGGGCATACCGATCACCAATCAGATGTCCGCGCAAAGCGAGCCACGCCTTGAGAGAAGTTGCCATCACTTACTCGATATAATGGCAGAATACAATGTTCTCGGCACATTCTTTATCCTGGGACCAGTAGCACAGCACTATCCCGACTTAATACGCCGCATAGCCCGCGAAGGTCACGAACTGGGATGCCATGGATGGTCTCACGATCTGGTCTATGAAATGCCCCCCAAGCGATTTCGAGAAGAAACGCAACGGGCATCTGCTGCAATATCCGATGTAACCGCGCAACCCGTAACCGCCTATCGCGCAGCTTACTTCTCCATTACAGCGCGATCATTGTGGGCCCTGGATATTTTGGCAGAACTCGGTTTTCAGTGCGATTCGAGTATTTTTCCAGTGCATAACTGGCGATATGGGATTCCCGATTTTGAGTTGTCATCGCGTATTGTAAAAACTGCTTCTGGGCCAATTTGCGAAATTCCAATATCTGTTCGCGAAGTGGGAAAAATGCGATTGCCCGTAACCGGAGGCGCCTATTTCAGGCTATATCCCTATTTTGTGAGCCGCGCAAATATGCGGGCCGTGAGCAAACAACAGCGGGCTGTGGTCTTTTATCTGCACCCTTGGGAACTCGACCCCGATCATCCACGGGTCGCATTTTACTGGAAGGCGCGTCTGACGCACTACGCCAATTTGAAAGCAACAGAGCCTCGATTGAGACGATTATTGACCGACTTCTCTTTTTGTCCGCTACGCGAAATAGCAATGCAAATAAGAAAAGATAAATGA
- a CDS encoding NAD-dependent epimerase/dehydratase family protein, producing the protein MRFLVTGGAGFIGSHLAERLLKQDHEVFVLDDLSTGDLDNVRHLEGNPRFQMKVGTVLDPETLRPLVEWSDVIYHLAAAVGVNYVINHPLQSLTTNIRGTELLLELANKTKKRVLLASTSEVAGKKNGKATFSEDDDRLLGPTTVARWNYSTSKAVGEMLGLAYWREKKLPVIMVRFFNVIGPRQSPEYGMVVPRFIKQALLGHPITVYNDGEQRRCFTDIEDALDGLTALMEHDQTPGEIFNLGGNHETNEICIKGLAEKIKVLTESDSPIEFVPYDKAFAKGSYEDLNYRVPDLTKIKKLTGYNPKISLDTTLRRIIEYYES; encoded by the coding sequence ATGAGGTTTTTGGTTACGGGCGGTGCGGGTTTTATTGGCTCACATCTGGCCGAACGGCTTTTGAAACAAGACCACGAAGTTTTTGTTTTAGACGATCTTTCAACTGGAGATCTGGACAATGTGCGGCACCTCGAAGGGAATCCGCGGTTTCAAATGAAAGTGGGCACAGTGCTCGATCCAGAGACACTCAGACCCTTAGTCGAGTGGAGTGATGTCATTTATCATCTCGCGGCAGCTGTGGGTGTTAATTATGTCATCAACCACCCATTGCAGTCTTTGACCACGAATATCCGGGGCACTGAACTCCTGTTGGAATTGGCGAACAAAACGAAGAAACGAGTACTTTTGGCTTCGACCTCAGAGGTTGCGGGAAAGAAAAACGGCAAAGCGACATTTAGTGAAGACGATGATCGCCTGTTGGGACCAACAACTGTTGCGCGATGGAATTATTCAACTTCTAAAGCCGTTGGTGAAATGCTGGGCTTGGCTTATTGGAGAGAAAAAAAATTGCCCGTGATCATGGTGCGCTTCTTCAATGTAATTGGTCCCCGGCAAAGTCCAGAATACGGCATGGTGGTGCCCCGATTCATCAAGCAGGCATTGTTGGGACATCCCATTACGGTATATAACGACGGCGAACAAAGGCGGTGTTTTACCGATATAGAAGATGCCTTAGATGGATTGACAGCACTGATGGAACACGACCAAACGCCGGGCGAAATTTTCAATTTGGGAGGCAATCACGAGACCAATGAGATTTGTATCAAGGGCCTCGCTGAAAAAATCAAAGTGCTGACTGAAAGCGACTCACCCATTGAATTTGTGCCTTATGATAAGGCATTTGCAAAGGGTTCTTACGAAGACCTCAATTATCGCGTTCCCGATTTGACCAAGATCAAAAAATTAACGGGTTATAATCCCAAAATCAGTTTGGATACCACATTGCGGCGCATTATTGAATACTACGAATCGTGA